The Coraliomargarita parva genome contains a region encoding:
- a CDS encoding undecaprenyl-diphosphate phosphatase yields MANVLFSQVDLKGEPLDPRHEAKSSLSYTDAVILGLVEGITEYLPVSSTGHLILTNAWLGLDSDTPLPDRNGAPVMVEGDDDGTTAPFTMGNAADAYAIIIQFGAILAVVLIYWKRILSIVLGVLGKDPNGLKLLLNLIVAFLPAAVLGLLLDEFIESVLFGIIPVVIALIAGGILMLIVTRWHTLKHRGESVVHETAQTPDLHELSLKKCLLVGFLQCVAMWPGTSRSMMTIVGGYLVGLSPTRAAEFSFLLGLVTLSAASAYKTLSVGPLILQTIPLGPILIGILVAAIAAALAVKWLVGFLNKHGLSLFAWYRIALGITVFFVLG; encoded by the coding sequence GTGGCGAACGTGCTGTTCAGCCAAGTGGACCTCAAGGGGGAGCCACTGGACCCCCGACATGAAGCCAAAAGTTCTTTGAGCTACACGGACGCCGTGATACTCGGTCTGGTCGAAGGCATCACCGAATATTTGCCGGTCTCCTCCACGGGACACCTGATCTTGACCAATGCCTGGCTGGGGCTCGATTCGGACACCCCCCTGCCCGACCGCAACGGAGCACCGGTCATGGTCGAGGGGGATGACGACGGAACCACCGCTCCATTCACCATGGGCAATGCAGCCGACGCCTATGCAATCATCATCCAGTTCGGGGCGATCCTGGCCGTCGTACTCATCTATTGGAAGCGCATCCTCAGCATTGTCCTCGGCGTCTTGGGAAAAGACCCGAACGGCCTGAAACTACTACTCAACCTAATTGTGGCCTTTCTGCCCGCAGCCGTCCTGGGCCTCTTGCTCGACGAGTTCATCGAATCCGTACTGTTTGGGATCATCCCGGTGGTGATTGCGCTCATCGCCGGCGGCATCCTCATGCTGATTGTCACCCGTTGGCACACGCTCAAACACCGGGGCGAGTCCGTCGTGCATGAGACGGCCCAGACCCCCGACCTGCATGAGCTTTCCTTGAAGAAATGCCTGCTCGTGGGATTCCTTCAGTGTGTCGCCATGTGGCCGGGAACCAGCCGCTCCATGATGACGATCGTAGGCGGCTACCTTGTCGGCTTGAGCCCGACGCGGGCGGCGGAATTCAGCTTTCTTCTCGGACTGGTCACCCTAAGCGCCGCATCCGCCTATAAGACGCTCAGCGTTGGCCCGCTCATCCTGCAGACCATCCCGCTCGGCCCCATCCTCATCGGTATTCTGGTCGCAGCCATCGCCGCAGCCCTAGCCGTAAAATGGCTGGTGGGCTTCCTCAACAAGCATGGCCTCTCGCTCTTTGCCTGGTACCGGATCGCCCTCGGCATCACGGTATTTTTCGTGCTGGGTTAA
- the rpmF gene encoding 50S ribosomal protein L32 has product MAQPKRKQSKQRSRKRRGAVRFELPQLAKDPQDGTRFRPHRVNPANGMYRGRQVLDVEV; this is encoded by the coding sequence ATGGCACAGCCCAAACGCAAACAGTCCAAGCAACGTAGCCGCAAGCGCCGTGGCGCAGTTCGTTTCGAACTGCCTCAGCTTGCCAAGGATCCGCAAGACGGGACCCGCTTCCGTCCCCACCGCGTGAACCCCGCCAATGGCATGTACCGCGGCCGCCAAGTGCTGGACGTCGAAGTCTAA
- a CDS encoding tetratricopeptide repeat protein: MQEIPLKDLDNRLQKQIENARKAVDKNPAYAVDILMNIVKRHPECLEARKILRQAQSRASGGKSKGFGKFLTKVTSIPFSIGSEAKVKKDPAKALESAEDMLKADPSNPVGHKILGIAAEALELNETAAYAYEELYKIDDGNMDNVKLLMGAYIRIGKTEDAIRLGDTAYRRDPSDDEIQGLIKKASVEQSIEKGKWEEEKSFREKLKDEEEAQKLEQASRARTGEAGLRSLIADALKAVEAEPDNINFYRELSSHYRKLGEFDSALEWIEKARQLESGRADVNLERMAGALKREKMQKAIADAEAELEATPGDAALEAKLKELQAEERSFRLEQAELLVQRYPNEFSYRFELGELYFEDGETDKAIKELQLALRAPKVRINSLILLGKAYKAKGFHDLAAEQLTTAKAEIPGVTEQKKDVLYELGECYESQGDMDKAMVEFKALYGADISYRDVAQKIDDFYSKKNAS, encoded by the coding sequence ATGCAAGAAATTCCCCTAAAAGACCTTGATAACCGTCTACAAAAGCAAATCGAGAATGCTCGTAAGGCGGTCGATAAGAATCCGGCCTATGCCGTCGATATTTTGATGAATATCGTGAAGCGGCACCCCGAGTGTTTGGAAGCACGCAAGATTTTGCGCCAAGCACAATCGCGTGCTTCCGGTGGAAAGAGTAAGGGCTTTGGGAAGTTCCTGACCAAGGTGACCAGCATCCCGTTCTCAATCGGGAGTGAAGCGAAGGTCAAAAAGGATCCGGCGAAGGCGCTGGAGTCGGCTGAAGACATGCTGAAGGCAGATCCGTCGAATCCGGTGGGCCACAAGATCCTCGGTATTGCCGCGGAGGCTCTGGAATTGAACGAGACGGCCGCTTACGCCTACGAAGAACTGTACAAGATCGACGACGGCAACATGGACAATGTCAAATTGTTGATGGGTGCCTATATCCGTATCGGCAAGACCGAGGACGCCATTCGTCTGGGCGACACCGCGTATCGCCGGGATCCCAGTGACGACGAAATCCAGGGGCTGATCAAAAAGGCCTCGGTGGAGCAATCGATCGAAAAGGGCAAGTGGGAGGAAGAGAAGAGCTTCCGCGAAAAGCTCAAGGACGAAGAAGAGGCCCAGAAGTTGGAGCAGGCCAGCCGTGCCCGTACCGGTGAAGCCGGATTGCGCTCCCTCATCGCGGACGCCCTCAAGGCAGTCGAGGCCGAGCCCGACAATATCAATTTCTATCGCGAACTCTCCAGCCACTACCGCAAGCTAGGTGAATTTGACAGTGCACTGGAATGGATCGAGAAGGCCCGCCAACTTGAATCCGGTCGTGCCGACGTGAATTTGGAACGCATGGCCGGTGCGCTGAAGCGTGAGAAGATGCAAAAGGCCATTGCAGATGCCGAAGCCGAGTTGGAAGCGACTCCGGGCGATGCCGCTTTGGAGGCCAAACTCAAGGAATTACAGGCCGAGGAGCGCAGTTTCCGTCTTGAGCAGGCCGAGCTACTGGTCCAGCGCTATCCGAACGAGTTCAGCTATCGCTTCGAACTGGGCGAGCTTTACTTCGAAGATGGCGAAACGGACAAGGCCATCAAGGAACTGCAATTGGCGCTTCGTGCTCCGAAGGTCCGGATCAATTCCTTGATCCTTCTGGGCAAGGCATATAAGGCCAAGGGCTTCCACGATTTGGCCGCTGAACAGCTGACCACAGCCAAGGCTGAAATTCCGGGTGTGACCGAGCAGAAGAAAGACGTTCTTTACGAGCTCGGTGAATGCTACGAATCACAGGGCGACATGGACAAGGCCATGGTCGAGTTCAAGGCACTCTACGGTGCGGACATCAGCTACCGCGACGTGGCCCAGAAGATCGACGACTTCTACTCGAAGAAGAACGCATCCTGA
- the trpD gene encoding anthranilate phosphoribosyltransferase codes for MCALEQLTEQAQTGIDLDAEQARQAAQSMADESVADVDKAGFLRALSAKGETAVEVAAFAGCFRELAIDPGVEPWAGRAIDVCGTGGDGFGTFNISTAVSFLVAAAGVPVFKHGNRSITSKCGSADLLEALGIRLQAPHDVLRESLASLNYCFFFAPAFHPAFKAIMPVRKALAAEGQRSIFNLLGPLINPGCPAHQLLGVYADHWVGPLAEALGTLGLSRGLVVHGKPLPDAALDELSCAGSNTYAGFGSLAGQSGALDVREYGLSPCNPSELKGGDVADNLVILKDLFSGDASKVSTGLRDSVLLNAGAALWAAGAAADLRSGIESARSVLSSGAALDWLDRAKDFYEGVSN; via the coding sequence ATGTGCGCACTGGAACAACTTACGGAACAGGCTCAGACCGGAATTGACCTGGATGCCGAACAGGCACGCCAAGCGGCCCAGTCAATGGCGGATGAAAGCGTGGCGGATGTGGACAAGGCCGGTTTTTTAAGGGCTTTGTCGGCAAAGGGGGAGACTGCGGTGGAAGTGGCCGCCTTTGCGGGCTGCTTTCGTGAGCTCGCCATCGATCCCGGAGTGGAGCCCTGGGCCGGGCGGGCGATCGACGTTTGCGGTACCGGCGGGGACGGTTTCGGTACCTTCAATATCTCGACGGCGGTTTCCTTTCTGGTGGCGGCCGCCGGCGTACCGGTATTCAAGCATGGCAACCGTTCGATCACATCGAAATGCGGCAGTGCGGACCTCCTGGAAGCCCTCGGGATTCGGCTACAAGCGCCGCATGACGTCTTGCGGGAGTCGCTCGCCAGCCTAAATTATTGTTTCTTCTTCGCTCCGGCGTTTCATCCGGCTTTCAAGGCAATCATGCCGGTGCGTAAGGCGCTGGCGGCTGAGGGACAACGTTCGATCTTTAATTTGCTGGGGCCACTGATCAACCCTGGGTGCCCTGCGCATCAATTGCTCGGAGTCTATGCGGACCACTGGGTCGGTCCATTGGCAGAAGCGCTTGGCACGCTGGGATTGTCCCGGGGACTGGTCGTCCATGGCAAGCCGTTGCCCGACGCTGCACTCGACGAACTCAGTTGCGCCGGGAGCAATACTTACGCGGGCTTCGGTTCCCTTGCCGGGCAATCCGGTGCATTGGACGTACGCGAGTACGGTTTGTCCCCCTGTAATCCGTCTGAACTGAAAGGCGGCGACGTGGCGGATAATCTTGTTATTCTGAAAGACTTGTTCAGCGGGGACGCTTCGAAGGTCTCGACCGGCCTGCGGGACAGTGTGCTGTTGAATGCCGGAGCGGCGCTGTGGGCTGCGGGGGCGGCAGCGGACCTCCGGTCGGGGATCGAATCCGCCCGTAGTGTCCTGTCAAGCGGTGCTGCTCTCGACTGGCTGGACCGTGCGAAGGATTTCTACGAAGGTGTCAGTAACTAG
- the plsX gene encoding phosphate acyltransferase PlsX: MGASAVNCTIAVDTMGGDKGPTEFIRGLFYATEELRLDCRFILVGKQRLLERLMKVRKLDVYKDRIKVLNTTEVIGMHEKPIQALKRKKDSSMVRAIELLKDGTADAVVSCGNTGALMAGGTLRMRPLPGVDRPALASIIPSKRKPFVFLDVGANPESTAENLVHNAVLGSNYAKAALGIERPRVALLTIGTEEGKGNSLINKTHGYLDRLNGLINYIGPIEGFQLFEGEVDVVVCDGFVGNIVLKSSEALFSFIGTTIKEEMLRNIKRKIGAALSASAFKSMRVRLSPDQNAGAPLLGLQGNILKSHGSSNYIAIANALRVAREVVTHDMIDSIRSEIQQANQLIQSPAEAATDATAEA, translated from the coding sequence ATGGGCGCTAGCGCAGTCAACTGCACCATTGCAGTAGACACCATGGGTGGAGACAAAGGGCCCACTGAGTTTATCCGTGGGCTTTTTTATGCCACCGAAGAACTCCGCCTCGATTGCCGTTTCATCCTCGTAGGCAAGCAACGCTTGCTGGAACGCTTGATGAAGGTGCGGAAACTGGATGTCTACAAGGATCGTATCAAAGTCCTCAACACGACCGAGGTAATCGGCATGCACGAGAAGCCGATCCAGGCACTCAAGCGCAAGAAGGACTCCTCCATGGTCCGTGCCATTGAGCTGCTCAAGGACGGCACGGCCGATGCGGTCGTCAGTTGCGGGAATACCGGGGCCCTCATGGCCGGCGGCACCCTCCGCATGCGCCCGCTTCCCGGGGTCGACCGCCCGGCGCTGGCCTCCATCATACCGAGCAAGCGTAAACCTTTCGTATTCCTCGATGTCGGTGCCAACCCGGAATCGACCGCCGAAAACCTCGTGCACAACGCGGTCTTGGGCTCCAACTACGCAAAAGCCGCGCTCGGGATTGAGCGCCCACGCGTCGCGCTGCTCACAATCGGTACCGAGGAAGGCAAAGGCAACAGCCTCATCAACAAGACACACGGCTATCTCGACAGGCTCAACGGCCTGATCAACTATATCGGCCCGATTGAAGGCTTCCAGCTCTTTGAAGGCGAAGTCGACGTTGTGGTCTGCGACGGCTTTGTCGGCAATATCGTCCTCAAGTCCAGCGAAGCACTCTTCAGCTTCATCGGGACCACCATCAAGGAGGAAATGCTCCGCAACATCAAACGGAAGATCGGCGCGGCACTTTCCGCTTCCGCCTTCAAATCCATGCGTGTGCGTCTCAGCCCGGACCAAAATGCCGGCGCCCCTCTGCTGGGCCTTCAAGGCAACATCCTCAAATCACACGGTTCCTCTAATTATATTGCCATCGCCAACGCGCTGCGGGTGGCTCGTGAAGTCGTGACGCACGATATGATTGACTCAATTCGGTCTGAAATCCAACAAGCTAACCAACTGATTCAATCTCCGGCCGAAGCCGCCACCGATGCCACTGCCGAGGCGTAA
- a CDS encoding SIR2 family NAD-dependent protein deacylase, with translation MTPFNHSKHIVVLTGAGVSAESGLKTFRDAGGLWEGFRVEDVATPEAWKAHPQRVLDFYNMRRRQLYEVEPNPAHLALARLEQSFRVSIITQNVDNLHERAGSTQVLHLHGELDYARSTADETLVYPLEGKDIRMGDTCELGSQLRPHIVWFGEMVPAMETAASITSTADILIVIGTSLIVYPAASLAYLAPTTAAKFLVNPEIPEEARRYDFEFLEAKAATAIPELVKRLCTQNK, from the coding sequence ATGACACCCTTCAATCACAGCAAACATATCGTCGTACTCACTGGTGCGGGCGTCAGCGCGGAAAGCGGGCTCAAGACTTTCCGAGACGCCGGAGGACTCTGGGAAGGCTTCAGAGTCGAAGATGTCGCGACACCTGAAGCCTGGAAGGCCCACCCGCAACGGGTCCTCGATTTTTATAACATGCGCCGCCGTCAACTCTACGAGGTGGAACCGAACCCGGCGCACCTGGCCTTGGCCCGGCTCGAACAAAGTTTCCGGGTCAGTATTATTACCCAGAATGTCGACAACCTGCACGAACGCGCCGGATCCACTCAGGTACTCCATCTGCATGGTGAACTCGACTACGCACGTAGCACGGCCGACGAAACTCTGGTCTACCCCTTGGAGGGTAAAGACATTCGCATGGGTGATACTTGCGAACTCGGCAGCCAGCTCCGCCCACATATCGTATGGTTCGGCGAAATGGTTCCGGCGATGGAAACCGCGGCCTCAATCACTTCGACTGCGGATATCCTCATCGTCATCGGCACCTCACTCATAGTCTATCCGGCAGCTAGCCTGGCTTATCTCGCTCCAACGACTGCGGCCAAGTTTCTCGTCAATCCGGAGATACCGGAAGAAGCCCGGCGATACGACTTTGAGTTTCTCGAAGCCAAGGCTGCCACCGCAATTCCCGAACTTGTGAAACGACTCTGCACGCAGAACAAATGA
- a CDS encoding beta-ketoacyl-ACP synthase III, producing the protein MPPHSSQSVVILGTGSYLPERVVTNDDMAKLVDTSDEWIRSRTGIGERRFAAKGETTSDMACEAGRKAIESAGIAKEEIDLIIVATMTPDMPFPSTACLVQSKLGLPNVTAFDIQAACSGFVYELSIASAMLRSGQFKRALIIGTEKTSSILDFEDRTTCVLFGDGAGAAVLGCGDATGVGILNCTGGSDGSNPSVLCQPAGGSAIPASIESIQARQHFLKMSGKEIFKQAVRVMGQACMDAIEPFGLKKDDINLVIPHQANMRIIDSLAKRLGIPMDKFHNNLDRYGNTSAASVGIALDEAYRAGRIHSGDYVLLVAFGAGLTWGSTLIKWQ; encoded by the coding sequence ATGCCTCCTCATTCCTCGCAATCCGTCGTCATTCTCGGCACTGGCTCTTACTTGCCCGAACGTGTCGTCACAAATGACGATATGGCCAAACTAGTCGACACTTCCGACGAATGGATCCGCAGCCGAACCGGCATCGGTGAACGCCGCTTTGCCGCCAAGGGAGAAACCACCAGCGATATGGCCTGCGAAGCGGGTCGCAAAGCGATCGAATCCGCCGGTATCGCGAAGGAGGAAATCGACCTCATCATCGTCGCGACGATGACCCCGGATATGCCCTTCCCTTCGACCGCCTGCCTGGTACAAAGCAAGCTGGGTCTGCCCAATGTCACCGCATTTGACATCCAAGCCGCTTGCTCCGGTTTCGTCTATGAACTGAGTATCGCAAGCGCCATGCTGCGCTCCGGACAGTTCAAGAGGGCTCTAATCATCGGAACGGAAAAAACCAGTTCCATCCTCGATTTCGAAGACCGGACCACCTGCGTACTCTTTGGCGACGGTGCCGGCGCAGCCGTCTTGGGCTGCGGCGATGCTACCGGTGTCGGCATTCTCAATTGCACCGGTGGCTCCGATGGATCCAATCCATCGGTACTCTGCCAACCTGCCGGTGGCAGCGCGATCCCCGCATCAATTGAATCGATCCAGGCACGCCAGCATTTCCTGAAGATGAGTGGAAAGGAGATCTTCAAGCAAGCGGTCCGGGTCATGGGACAGGCCTGCATGGACGCCATTGAGCCTTTCGGCCTGAAGAAGGACGACATCAACCTGGTCATTCCACACCAGGCAAACATGCGTATTATCGACAGTCTGGCGAAACGCCTGGGCATCCCGATGGACAAGTTCCATAACAATCTGGACCGTTACGGAAACACTTCGGCGGCTTCGGTTGGTATCGCACTGGACGAGGCCTACCGCGCCGGCCGTATCCATTCCGGGGACTACGTCCTGCTGGTAGCCTTCGGGGCAGGCTTGACCTGGGGCTCCACACTGATCAAATGGCAATAA
- the lptE gene encoding LPS assembly lipoprotein LptE produces MILARKTCVLFFGSLLLTMAVLFQGCANYQPGSASQLPFESIYIAPATNDSFAPQAQALVSSQIREAFIRDGRVKVVTSEENADAILLVNLTDYDRKSAARQSTDTVIARDFDIRLYAEASLYNAKAGDYYFKNRKLNDRSSVYVDNPYADSEIDQMQDYNHAEYNAMTRLARDLGRKIADEVLSVW; encoded by the coding sequence ATGATCCTCGCCAGAAAAACCTGCGTCCTTTTCTTCGGTAGCCTCTTGTTGACGATGGCAGTCCTCTTTCAGGGCTGCGCCAACTATCAGCCGGGCTCCGCCTCACAACTCCCTTTTGAGTCGATCTACATCGCACCCGCGACCAACGATAGCTTCGCTCCCCAAGCACAGGCACTGGTCAGCTCACAGATCCGCGAGGCCTTCATCCGTGACGGCCGGGTCAAGGTCGTGACCAGCGAAGAGAACGCCGATGCGATTCTCCTCGTCAACCTGACGGACTATGACCGGAAATCGGCGGCCCGCCAAAGCACCGACACGGTGATCGCCCGTGACTTCGATATCCGCCTCTATGCCGAAGCCTCGCTCTACAATGCCAAGGCCGGCGACTATTATTTCAAGAACCGCAAGCTCAACGACCGTAGCTCGGTCTATGTGGATAATCCCTATGCAGACTCGGAAATCGACCAGATGCAGGATTACAACCACGCGGAATACAACGCGATGACTCGTCTGGCCCGCGACCTGGGACGCAAGATTGCCGACGAAGTCCTCAGCGTCTGGTAA
- the bamD gene encoding outer membrane protein assembly factor BamD, which yields MRSFYSIVLLAFFIGHASLQAQLSLNPLDWFGGDKEAEQMLRVADSTDEAAASELLSIGKLKMEAGNLGGASRVFKKLANEYPTAIASGEALYLRGRILMTKERWAKAFESLQQVVTYHPNFAEFDQVISAQFECATALMEGARGRIFWVIPGFRQYSEASREFAMIVRNAPYGDYAPLALMNLALVEDEHGDAELAIDALDRLINYYPQSILAPDAYYNLAQVYSNLVKGEEYDQGSTRQAISYYEDFMILFPDSNYLGEVEADLERMENLLASSRLNLGDFYYYYRNNNSAALIFYNETITIAPESEAADEARARISDIESGVRPTTGSSLVRTLLFLN from the coding sequence ATGCGTTCATTCTACTCTATCGTCCTTCTCGCATTTTTCATCGGGCACGCGTCGCTACAGGCGCAATTGTCACTGAATCCGCTCGATTGGTTTGGCGGCGACAAGGAGGCGGAACAAATGCTTCGCGTAGCCGATTCCACGGATGAAGCCGCAGCCAGCGAACTGCTGTCCATCGGAAAGCTCAAAATGGAAGCCGGCAATCTCGGCGGTGCCAGCCGGGTCTTCAAGAAGTTGGCCAATGAATACCCGACCGCGATTGCTTCCGGTGAGGCACTCTACCTCCGTGGCCGTATCTTGATGACCAAGGAACGCTGGGCCAAAGCCTTTGAATCCCTCCAGCAAGTCGTCACCTACCACCCGAACTTCGCGGAATTCGACCAAGTCATCAGCGCCCAGTTCGAATGCGCCACAGCCCTGATGGAAGGGGCTCGTGGCCGTATTTTTTGGGTCATTCCCGGCTTCCGTCAGTATAGTGAAGCTTCCCGTGAGTTTGCGATGATCGTCCGCAACGCCCCCTATGGGGATTATGCGCCACTGGCACTGATGAATCTGGCACTGGTTGAGGACGAACACGGTGACGCCGAACTGGCCATTGATGCGCTCGATCGCCTGATCAATTACTACCCGCAAAGTATCCTCGCACCCGATGCCTATTACAATTTGGCTCAGGTCTACTCCAACCTCGTCAAGGGTGAGGAATACGACCAAGGCTCCACCCGCCAGGCGATCAGCTACTACGAGGATTTCATGATTCTCTTTCCGGACAGTAATTACCTCGGTGAGGTCGAAGCGGATCTGGAGCGAATGGAAAACCTGCTCGCCAGCAGCCGCCTGAACCTGGGTGATTTCTACTATTACTACCGCAACAATAACTCCGCCGCCCTCATTTTTTACAACGAGACGATCACCATCGCACCGGAGTCCGAAGCAGCGGATGAGGCGCGCGCACGTATTTCGGACATCGAGTCAGGCGTCCGACCGACCACCGGTTCATCTCTTGTCCGCACTCTTCTTTTCCTGAATTAA
- the elbB gene encoding isoprenoid biosynthesis glyoxalase ElbB: MKKVAVVLSGCGVFDGAEIHESVLTLLALDRAGAKVTCTAPDIAQKHVVNHATGEEEEEENRNVLEEAARIARGSIESMNDLAPDEFDAIIFVGGYGAAKNLCSLAFDGAEYDTDALIVDFIQTAHEQGKALGFMCIAPALAASALGSKGVQLTIGNDADTAAALEKKGAKHVNCPVDDVVVDPANKVVTTPAYMLAESITQAESGINKLVAEVLKLA, encoded by the coding sequence ATGAAAAAAGTTGCTGTTGTCCTTTCCGGTTGCGGTGTCTTCGACGGCGCAGAAATCCACGAATCTGTGCTCACCTTGCTCGCGCTAGACCGCGCTGGCGCCAAAGTCACCTGCACGGCCCCCGATATCGCCCAAAAACATGTGGTCAACCATGCGACCGGTGAAGAAGAGGAAGAAGAAAACCGGAACGTCCTGGAGGAAGCGGCCCGCATTGCGCGCGGTTCGATCGAATCGATGAACGACCTAGCCCCGGACGAATTTGATGCCATTATCTTTGTGGGTGGTTACGGGGCCGCCAAAAACCTCTGCTCGCTCGCGTTCGACGGGGCGGAATATGATACGGACGCACTGATCGTCGATTTTATCCAGACCGCCCATGAGCAAGGTAAAGCCCTGGGCTTTATGTGCATCGCCCCCGCCCTGGCAGCCAGCGCGCTCGGCAGCAAAGGCGTCCAACTCACCATCGGAAACGATGCGGACACTGCAGCCGCCTTGGAGAAAAAAGGCGCCAAGCATGTGAACTGCCCGGTCGATGACGTGGTCGTGGATCCGGCCAACAAAGTCGTGACCACTCCCGCCTACATGCTCGCCGAGTCCATCACTCAGGCCGAGAGCGGCATTAACAAGCTTGTCGCGGAAGTACTTAAGCTTGCCTGA
- the glmM gene encoding phosphoglucosamine mutase → MGKYFGTDGVRGTYGDTLMNTGFAYRLGSALGRYLAASKRNAMLNAVIGRDTRMSGPNLVDALVQGLNKHGVHVHDLGIVPTPAVAQSVLEQLSDVGIAVTASHNPAQDNGIKLFNSKGCKLTVVEEDALEKLVDAESDSLDDRPLAKSYPLDGAAFYINYLSSLMDQGCLCGWKIVLDLANGATCETSPAVFRRWGAELILIGDNPDGENINKGVGSECPQALCQAVREHKANLGVAHDGDGDRLVVCDEKGELVDGDVLLGIFGLYALKSGALRNNTLVATIQSNLGLDHALRQAGGRVERVDVGDRNVARKMRSLDVNIGGESSGHIIFSDFATTGDGLLAAVKLVELMCKTRKPLSQLRREITLFPQKTLNLKVAEKRPLDTLKKLPRAMEKLEAEFGESGRLLVRYSGTEPKLRLLVEAEDPKVVTKALKSLEKAARADLEVIDS, encoded by the coding sequence ATGGGGAAATATTTCGGAACAGACGGCGTACGCGGCACCTATGGTGACACATTGATGAACACGGGCTTTGCCTATCGTCTTGGGTCTGCGCTGGGCCGCTATCTGGCTGCCTCAAAGCGCAATGCCATGCTCAATGCGGTGATTGGCCGCGATACACGCATGAGCGGTCCGAACCTTGTGGATGCCCTCGTGCAAGGCTTAAACAAGCACGGGGTTCATGTGCATGATCTTGGGATTGTCCCGACGCCGGCCGTCGCCCAGTCGGTGCTTGAGCAACTGTCCGATGTCGGCATTGCCGTCACCGCTTCCCACAATCCCGCTCAGGACAACGGGATCAAACTTTTCAACTCCAAGGGGTGCAAGCTGACCGTGGTCGAGGAAGACGCACTGGAGAAGCTGGTCGATGCGGAAAGCGATTCGCTGGATGATCGGCCTCTGGCGAAATCCTATCCCCTGGACGGGGCCGCCTTTTATATCAACTACCTGAGTTCCTTGATGGATCAAGGCTGTCTTTGTGGTTGGAAGATCGTTCTGGACCTGGCGAATGGTGCGACCTGTGAGACTTCGCCTGCGGTGTTTCGCCGCTGGGGCGCGGAGCTTATTCTGATCGGGGACAATCCCGACGGCGAGAACATCAACAAAGGTGTGGGAAGCGAATGTCCTCAGGCGCTGTGTCAAGCCGTGCGCGAGCACAAGGCCAATCTGGGGGTGGCACATGACGGCGATGGCGACCGCTTGGTCGTTTGCGACGAGAAAGGCGAACTGGTTGACGGAGATGTTCTACTTGGAATTTTTGGTCTCTATGCCCTGAAATCCGGAGCGCTCCGTAACAATACGCTGGTCGCCACCATCCAGAGCAACCTGGGGCTGGACCATGCGCTACGCCAAGCCGGTGGCCGTGTCGAGCGGGTGGACGTGGGCGATCGCAATGTCGCCCGCAAAATGCGTTCACTGGATGTGAATATCGGCGGCGAGTCCTCCGGTCATATTATTTTTTCCGACTTTGCGACAACCGGAGATGGCCTGCTGGCCGCGGTCAAGTTGGTTGAACTGATGTGCAAGACCCGTAAGCCGCTCTCTCAGCTCAGGCGTGAAATCACCTTGTTTCCCCAAAAGACCCTCAATCTGAAGGTGGCGGAAAAGCGTCCTCTGGACACGCTGAAGAAGCTTCCCCGGGCCATGGAAAAGCTGGAAGCCGAGTTTGGCGAATCCGGCCGGCTCCTGGTGCGCTATTCCGGGACTGAGCCGAAACTGAGGCTTTTGGTGGAGGCGGAGGACCCCAAAGTTGTGACAAAAGCTCTAAAATCCCTTGAAAAGGCTGCACGAGCCGATCTGGAGGTAATTGATAGTTGA
- a CDS encoding phosphoribosyl-AMP cyclohydrolase has translation MTHDELENGSVLNLDFTKLRKVANCDADVLPAIAQDAKTGEVLIVGYANQLALDTALECGMATFWSTSRNELWIKGKTSGDYLKIEEIRVNCEQNSILYKVTPAGKGACHTKNKDGVARSGCYYRRITGEGALEFTDPAQV, from the coding sequence ATGACACATGATGAATTGGAAAATGGTTCGGTCCTGAACCTCGATTTTACGAAGCTGCGCAAGGTTGCGAATTGTGATGCAGACGTACTTCCGGCCATCGCTCAGGATGCGAAGACCGGCGAGGTGCTGATTGTCGGCTATGCCAATCAACTGGCACTGGATACGGCGCTTGAGTGCGGGATGGCCACTTTCTGGAGCACCAGCCGCAATGAGCTCTGGATCAAGGGCAAGACCAGCGGGGACTACCTCAAAATCGAAGAGATCCGGGTCAACTGTGAGCAAAATTCGATCCTCTACAAGGTGACTCCGGCAGGCAAAGGCGCTTGTCACACCAAGAACAAGGACGGTGTCGCCCGTTCCGGCTGCTATTACCGCCGCATCACCGGCGAGGGGGCGCTTGAGTTCACCGATCCGGCCCAAGTCTAA